Proteins from a genomic interval of Hydrogenophaga sp. PAMC20947:
- a CDS encoding lytic transglycosylase domain-containing protein: MRTSWGATWRRSAVALALLLCAPAWAQIWGYVDRGGATHFSDHRVDNRYELFYKGIADSSPVAGGQRSAAWARPGVGAAFDVSTRYKAVRYLIREAATAYGVEYELLKAVIATESGFNPRAVSPMGAVGLMQLMPETAQRFGVKAQARQSVEQRLTDPRTNVHAGARYLAWLMKRFDGEIELALAAYNAGEGAVRRAGRQVPNYRETQDYVAKVMRLHQDLRPPKAVLRQRADAREAIARKEAVPVAAL, encoded by the coding sequence TTGAGGACTTCGTGGGGTGCCACCTGGCGGCGAAGCGCGGTGGCGCTTGCGCTGTTGTTGTGTGCGCCTGCCTGGGCCCAGATCTGGGGCTATGTCGACCGGGGAGGGGCAACCCATTTTTCCGACCACCGGGTCGACAATCGCTACGAACTTTTTTACAAAGGCATCGCGGACAGTTCACCGGTGGCGGGAGGCCAGCGCAGCGCCGCGTGGGCCCGCCCGGGCGTCGGAGCAGCGTTTGATGTGTCGACCCGCTACAAGGCGGTGCGCTATCTGATCCGGGAGGCAGCGACCGCCTACGGCGTGGAATACGAGTTGCTCAAAGCGGTGATCGCCACTGAATCGGGGTTCAACCCGCGTGCGGTCAGCCCCATGGGGGCGGTGGGGCTGATGCAACTGATGCCTGAGACCGCGCAGCGGTTTGGTGTGAAGGCACAGGCCCGGCAATCGGTGGAGCAGCGCCTGACCGATCCCCGCACCAATGTGCATGCAGGTGCGCGCTACCTGGCATGGCTGATGAAGCGGTTTGATGGTGAAATCGAGCTGGCGCTGGCTGCTTACAACGCCGGCGAAGGTGCTGTGCGGCGCGCTGGCCGACAGGTGCCCAACTACCGTGAAACCCAAGACTATGTGGCCAAGGTGATGCGATTGCACCAGGATCTGCGCCCGCCCAAGGCGGTGTTGCGACAGCGGGCTGATGCCCGCGAAGCGATCGCCCGCAAGGAAGCTGTGCCTGTAGCCGCGCTGTGA